A DNA window from Hydra vulgaris chromosome 13, alternate assembly HydraT2T_AEP contains the following coding sequences:
- the LOC136090390 gene encoding uncharacterized protein LOC136090390 gives MPRTYKRVAGSRDYIPYTQETLTKCLKEIRSGNITQTDACLTFKIPLSTIKNKLKGIHNKNSGGCTIFSEIEEEIFANYVITMSSFGFPVDCYDLRSIVKSYADRKGMFLRQFAGNMPGVEWVKSFLKRNKQLSVRFASNIKRKRAEVGTVIINNFFDNITPELAGVPPSNIWNYDETNLTDDPGNKLVITKRGSKYPERIINSTKSATSLMYCGNAEGHILSPYIVYKADSMWTTWTENGPKGARYNRSKSGWFDSSCFTDWFESLLLPELKKTSGKHILIGDNLSSHINTYVLSLCEENNIKFIAHPPNSTHLMQPLDVAYFRPMKAQ, from the coding sequence ATGCCAAGAACATATAAACGTGTTGCTGGGAGTCGTGATTATATTCCATACACCCAGGAAACATTAAccaaatgtttaaaagaaattagaagTGGTAATATAACACAAACAGATGCTTGCTTGACCTTTAAAATTCCTTTATCAACAATAAAGAATAAACTGAAAggtatacataataaaaattcagGCGGTTGCACAATATTTAGTGAAATTGAAGAAGAAATTTTTGCAAACTATGTTATAACTATGTCTTCTTTTGGATTTCCAGTTGACTGTTATGATTTACGAAGTATTGTGAAGTCTTATGCAGACCGTAAAGGAATGTTTTTAAGGCAATTTGCAGGAAATATGCCTGGTGTTGAATGGGTAAAATCATTCCTCAAGAGAAATAAACAGTTAAGTGTTAGATTTGCAAGTAACATTAAAAGAAAGAGGGCAGAAGTAGgtactgttattattaataacttttttgataacATCACTCCTGAACTGGCAGGGGTTCCTCCATCAAACATTTGGAATTACGATGAAACTAATTTAACCGATGACCCTGGTAATAAACTAGTAATAACAAAGCGAGGATCAAAATATCCTGAGAGGATAATTAATTCAACTAAGTCTGCTACATCTTTGATGTATTGTGGTAATGCAGAAGGGCATATCCTTTCTccatatattgtatataaagcaGATTCGATGTGGACAACTTGGACAGAAAATGGACCAAAAGGAGCACGTTATAACCGCTCAAAGAGTGGATGGTTTGACTCCAGTTGTTTTACAGATTGGTTTGAATCTTTATTGTTAcctgaactaaaaaaaacttctggAAAACATATTCTAATTGGAGACAATTTGTCGtcacatataaatacatatgtacTGTCTTTGTGTGAAGAAAACAATATCAAGTTTATTGCACATCCTCCTAATTCCACGCATTTAATGCAGCCGTTGGATGTTGCATATTTTCGACCAATGAAAGCTCagtga